In Erythrobacter sp. F6033, a single genomic region encodes these proteins:
- the metH gene encoding methionine synthase produces MNQQSSSARFINIGERTNVTGSARFKKLIMADDYTTAVEVARQQVENGAQVIDVNMDEGLLDAEHAMTTFLKLIAAEPDIARVPVMIDSSKWDVIEAGLKCVSGKPIVNSISMKEGEEPFLEHARKCMAYGAAVVVMAFDEVGQADTKERKVEICKRAYDLLVGEGFPPEDIIFDPNIFAVATGIEEHNRYGLDFLEAVQEIKAQCPHAKTSGGLSNLSFSFRGNETVRRAMHSVFLYHAIPAGLDMAIVNAGQLDVYDQIDPALREACEDVILMRRDDATERLIDLAESYKGKSVADEKAAEEWRGWEVRKRLEHALVKGIDAHIVDDTEEMRSATADNGGRPIEVIEGPLMDGMNVVGDLFGSGKMFLPQVVKSARVMKKAVAHLIPFIEAEKDLLPEAERKAKGKVIMATVKGDVHDIGKNIVGVVLQCNGYDVIDLGVMVPWPKILEAANENNADMIGLSGLITPSLDEMVTVAEEMQRSEMTMPLLIGGATTSKVHTALKIEPNYKGPVIHVLDASRAVGVASKLLSDTQRDDFVFETAAEYEKVRAARAGKSPSVLLSIEEARANNYDPFYSDKPAPPLQPGVHVFDDWDLSDLRQYIDWTPFFRAWELHGNYPAILTDDVVGETASQLFDDANAMLDQIIGEKWLTARGVAGLWPCARDGDDVTIHRVRREEHVTLPFLRQQVKKSRDRANMCLADFIDPDGDWIGGFAVGIHGIEPHIARFQEDKDDYSDILLKALADRFAEAFAERLHLHTRTDLWGYSPGEQLTNEALIKEQYRGIRPAPGYPACPDHSLKPILFELLEAEKNVGLTLTESFAMWPTAAVSGFYFGHPESEYFGVARVGRDQLEEYAERRGVDLATAERWLRPNLD; encoded by the coding sequence ATGAACCAGCAATCCTCTTCCGCACGTTTCATCAATATCGGTGAACGCACCAATGTCACCGGCTCTGCCCGGTTCAAAAAGCTAATCATGGCGGATGATTACACCACCGCTGTTGAGGTTGCGCGCCAGCAGGTCGAAAACGGCGCGCAGGTGATCGACGTTAACATGGACGAAGGTCTGCTCGACGCGGAGCACGCGATGACGACTTTCCTCAAACTGATCGCGGCAGAACCCGATATTGCCCGCGTTCCGGTGATGATCGACAGTTCCAAATGGGACGTGATCGAAGCGGGTCTGAAATGCGTCTCGGGCAAGCCGATCGTCAATTCGATCAGCATGAAAGAGGGCGAAGAACCGTTCTTGGAGCATGCGCGCAAATGTATGGCGTACGGCGCGGCAGTCGTCGTTATGGCGTTTGACGAGGTGGGGCAGGCCGACACCAAAGAGCGCAAAGTCGAGATTTGCAAACGCGCCTATGATCTGCTCGTCGGCGAAGGCTTCCCGCCTGAAGACATCATCTTTGATCCGAACATTTTCGCCGTTGCGACCGGTATCGAAGAGCACAATCGCTACGGCCTTGATTTCCTCGAAGCGGTGCAGGAAATCAAAGCGCAATGCCCGCACGCGAAGACGAGCGGTGGTCTTTCGAACCTGTCGTTCAGCTTCCGTGGTAATGAAACCGTTCGCCGCGCAATGCACTCCGTGTTTCTCTACCACGCCATTCCGGCCGGACTGGACATGGCGATTGTCAACGCTGGCCAGCTGGATGTGTATGACCAGATCGACCCTGCGCTGCGCGAAGCATGTGAAGATGTGATCCTCATGCGCCGCGATGATGCAACCGAGCGCCTCATCGATCTGGCAGAAAGCTATAAGGGTAAGTCTGTCGCCGATGAAAAGGCCGCCGAGGAATGGCGCGGCTGGGAAGTTCGCAAGCGGCTGGAACATGCTCTCGTCAAAGGTATCGACGCGCATATCGTCGATGATACCGAGGAAATGCGTAGCGCGACTGCCGATAATGGTGGGCGCCCGATCGAAGTGATCGAAGGCCCGCTCATGGACGGCATGAATGTCGTCGGCGACCTGTTCGGCAGTGGCAAGATGTTCCTGCCGCAGGTGGTGAAGTCCGCCCGCGTGATGAAGAAGGCGGTCGCCCATCTCATCCCGTTTATCGAAGCGGAAAAGGACCTGCTGCCGGAAGCCGAGCGTAAGGCCAAAGGCAAGGTGATCATGGCCACCGTCAAAGGCGATGTACACGACATCGGCAAGAATATCGTCGGCGTAGTTCTTCAGTGTAACGGCTACGACGTTATCGACCTTGGCGTGATGGTTCCGTGGCCCAAAATCCTCGAAGCAGCGAATGAGAACAATGCCGACATGATCGGCCTTTCCGGTCTGATTACTCCGTCGCTGGATGAAATGGTGACCGTTGCTGAAGAAATGCAGCGGTCCGAAATGACGATGCCGCTTTTGATCGGGGGGGCGACCACCAGTAAGGTTCATACTGCGCTGAAGATTGAACCGAATTACAAAGGCCCTGTGATCCACGTGCTCGATGCCAGCCGCGCGGTTGGTGTTGCATCAAAGCTGCTCTCCGACACCCAGCGCGATGATTTCGTCTTTGAAACCGCTGCCGAATACGAAAAAGTGCGTGCTGCAAGAGCAGGTAAGTCACCAAGCGTTTTGCTGTCTATCGAGGAAGCACGGGCAAACAATTACGACCCGTTCTACAGCGACAAACCTGCGCCGCCGTTGCAGCCGGGCGTGCACGTATTTGACGATTGGGACCTTTCCGATCTGCGCCAATATATCGATTGGACGCCATTCTTCCGCGCTTGGGAATTGCATGGAAACTATCCTGCGATCCTTACCGACGATGTGGTCGGCGAAACTGCCAGCCAGTTGTTCGATGATGCCAATGCGATGCTGGATCAGATCATCGGCGAGAAATGGCTGACGGCGCGCGGTGTCGCGGGCCTGTGGCCGTGCGCGCGAGACGGAGATGATGTCACCATTCACCGCGTCCGACGCGAAGAGCATGTGACGCTGCCTTTCCTGCGCCAGCAGGTGAAGAAGAGCCGCGACCGCGCCAATATGTGCCTCGCCGACTTTATCGATCCCGATGGCGACTGGATCGGCGGCTTTGCCGTGGGCATCCACGGCATTGAGCCGCATATTGCGCGCTTCCAAGAGGACAAGGACGACTATTCCGATATCCTTTTGAAGGCGCTGGCGGACCGTTTCGCCGAAGCCTTTGCGGAGCGTTTGCACTTGCACACCCGCACTGATCTTTGGGGCTATTCACCGGGCGAGCAATTGACCAATGAAGCGCTGATCAAAGAGCAATATCGGGGTATCCGCCCGGCACCCGGCTATCCGGCTTGTCCCGATCACTCGCTGAAGCCGATCCTGTTCGAATTGCTCGAAGCTGAGAAGAATGTCGGGCTTACCCTGACAGAGAGCTTTGCCATGTGGCCGACCGCCGCAGTCTCGGGCTTTTACTTCGGGCATCCGGAATCGGAATATTTCGGTGTTGCACGCGTCGGGCGCGATCAGTTGGAAGAATATGCCGAGCGACGCGGCGTTGATCTCGCAACTGCAGAGCGCTGGCTACGGCCGAACCTCGACTAG
- the gcvT gene encoding glycine cleavage system aminomethyltransferase GcvT — protein sequence MPVGKLPLDAWHREQGARMVPFAGYEMPIQYTGEGGGIVAEHEWTRTNAGLFDVSHMGQVLLSGDGLDEAVEAILPIDLSTLKLGRQRYSLLLNEEGGVLDDLMVSRWPDNLYLVVNGATKSDDIGYLREHLPDEITLNYLDDHALLALQGPKAVDALERHATGEYSLADLTFMRFGKFSIAGHNATIARAGYTGEDGFEISIPAAAAEEIASLLVNEPEVQPIGLGARDSLRLEAGLPLYGHDLSPEISPIEAGLIFGINKRRRTEGGFLGADRILREIAEAPDRARVGLTLEGRMPAREGAEVYSGDTKVGVVTSGGFSPTLGVPIAMAYVDRSYAADGTELTCEVRKKRLPATVSPMPFVPNRYYRGS from the coding sequence ATGCCAGTGGGCAAGCTGCCGCTTGATGCATGGCATCGCGAGCAAGGTGCGCGGATGGTCCCGTTCGCGGGCTATGAAATGCCGATCCAATATACCGGTGAGGGCGGCGGCATCGTTGCAGAGCACGAATGGACCCGCACAAATGCCGGGCTGTTTGATGTCAGCCATATGGGCCAGGTTCTGCTTTCTGGTGATGGCCTCGACGAAGCGGTCGAGGCGATCTTGCCGATCGACCTGTCCACGTTGAAGCTGGGTCGGCAGCGTTACTCACTGCTGCTCAATGAAGAAGGCGGCGTGCTTGATGATCTGATGGTCTCTCGCTGGCCGGACAACCTCTATCTAGTGGTTAATGGCGCGACCAAATCTGACGATATTGGCTATTTGCGGGAGCATTTGCCCGATGAGATCACGCTAAATTACTTAGACGATCACGCGTTGTTGGCTCTCCAGGGGCCAAAGGCTGTGGATGCGCTGGAACGTCATGCGACGGGCGAATACTCGCTGGCCGATCTTACTTTTATGCGCTTTGGCAAGTTTTCGATTGCAGGCCATAATGCAACGATTGCACGGGCGGGTTACACTGGTGAGGACGGGTTTGAAATCTCGATCCCTGCTGCCGCAGCAGAGGAAATTGCAAGTCTGCTAGTGAACGAGCCAGAAGTTCAGCCGATTGGTCTGGGTGCGCGTGACAGCCTGCGTCTCGAGGCAGGTTTGCCCTTGTATGGGCACGATCTCTCGCCTGAAATCAGCCCTATTGAGGCTGGCCTGATCTTTGGCATCAACAAACGTCGCCGCACCGAAGGCGGGTTTTTGGGTGCAGACCGTATTCTGCGTGAAATTGCTGAAGCACCGGATCGCGCCCGAGTAGGGTTGACGCTGGAAGGCCGGATGCCCGCGCGCGAAGGAGCAGAGGTCTATTCCGGCGATACCAAAGTGGGTGTGGTAACGAGCGGCGGGTTCTCACCGACGCTCGGCGTGCCGATTGCGATGGCTTACGTCGACAGATCCTATGCCGCCGATGGTACCGAGTTGACTTGCGAGGTGCGTAAGAAGCGCCTGCCTGCGACCGTTTCACCCATGCCTTTTGTACCGAACCGTTATTACCGAGGGAGCTGA
- the gcvH gene encoding glycine cleavage system protein GcvH, whose protein sequence is MPRYFTDEHEWIDVEGETATVGITDYAQEQLGDIVFVELPDVGAMLDKGGDAAVVESVKAASDVYAPITGEVTEGNSALEDEPALVNTSPEEEGWFFRMTIGDSDELEGLMDDKAYKAFIDNL, encoded by the coding sequence ATGCCGCGTTATTTCACTGATGAACACGAATGGATCGACGTTGAAGGCGAGACCGCCACCGTCGGTATTACCGATTACGCTCAGGAACAGTTGGGCGATATCGTATTTGTCGAATTGCCCGATGTAGGTGCGATGCTGGACAAAGGCGGCGATGCGGCGGTGGTTGAAAGTGTCAAAGCGGCAAGCGATGTCTACGCGCCGATTACGGGCGAAGTGACTGAAGGGAATTCTGCGCTCGAAGACGAACCTGCTCTCGTGAACACTTCACCTGAAGAAGAAGGCTGGTTCTTCCGCATGACCATCGGCGACAGCGATGAGCTCGAAGGTCTGATGGACGACAAGGCGTACAAAGCCTTCATCGATAATCTGTAA
- the gcvPA gene encoding aminomethyl-transferring glycine dehydrogenase subunit GcvPA: MRYLPLTDTDRGEMLAKIGANSIDDLFVDVPEIARLDGPIHDLPMHASEMAVERHMKRLAGKNLSAGDAPFFLGAGAYRHHVPASVDTVIQRGEFLTAYTPYQPEIAQGTLQMLFEFQTQVAKLYGCAVANASLYDGSTACWEAVAMATRVTKRKRAVLSGALHPHYAQVVKTMAQFTGDEIADSAPAIQAEPDIDGLIARIDDETACVVVQYPDILGRVSDLSKVAEAAHAKGALLVAVNTEPVALGAIKSPGELGADIVVGEGQSIGVGLQFGGPYLGLFAVRNPKHVRQMPGRLCGETTDAEGKRGYVLTLSTREQHIRREKATSNICTNSGLCALAFSVHMTLLGERGMRELAAENHRLACFAADRLDKVPGVKVLNNAFFNEFILMLDGKPAREIVREMADRGVLGGVSLGRLYPGVKALDHALLVAVTEMTTEEDIETLATELEALVKEPAQ; the protein is encoded by the coding sequence ATGCGTTACCTACCACTTACTGATACCGACCGCGGCGAAATGCTGGCGAAAATCGGTGCTAACAGCATCGATGATCTGTTCGTTGATGTGCCCGAAATCGCGCGGCTGGACGGACCGATCCATGATCTGCCGATGCATGCGAGTGAGATGGCTGTTGAACGTCATATGAAACGCCTCGCGGGCAAGAATTTGTCGGCGGGTGATGCTCCGTTCTTCCTTGGGGCGGGTGCTTATCGTCACCACGTTCCGGCCAGTGTCGATACGGTGATCCAGCGCGGTGAGTTCTTGACAGCTTACACACCGTACCAGCCGGAAATCGCGCAAGGCACGCTGCAAATGCTGTTCGAATTCCAGACGCAGGTGGCAAAGCTGTATGGCTGCGCGGTGGCGAACGCCTCGCTTTACGACGGCTCGACAGCGTGCTGGGAAGCCGTGGCGATGGCGACCCGCGTGACCAAGCGCAAACGCGCGGTTCTCTCCGGCGCGCTCCACCCGCATTACGCGCAAGTCGTGAAGACCATGGCGCAGTTCACTGGTGACGAGATCGCCGACAGCGCTCCTGCGATCCAGGCTGAGCCCGACATCGACGGTTTGATTGCGCGGATCGACGATGAAACCGCCTGTGTGGTTGTGCAATATCCCGATATTCTGGGCCGGGTCAGCGACCTTTCTAAAGTCGCGGAAGCTGCACATGCAAAGGGCGCTTTGCTGGTCGCAGTGAACACCGAACCGGTGGCGCTCGGTGCGATCAAATCGCCGGGAGAACTCGGTGCGGATATCGTTGTGGGCGAGGGCCAATCAATCGGCGTTGGTCTGCAATTTGGCGGTCCGTATCTCGGCCTGTTTGCCGTGCGCAATCCGAAACATGTCCGGCAGATGCCGGGCCGTCTCTGCGGTGAAACCACCGATGCAGAGGGCAAGCGCGGTTACGTGCTGACGCTTTCCACCCGCGAACAACATATTCGCCGCGAAAAGGCGACGTCCAATATCTGCACAAACTCCGGCCTCTGTGCGCTCGCGTTCAGCGTCCACATGACATTACTGGGTGAGCGGGGCATGCGCGAGCTCGCAGCCGAAAATCACCGCCTCGCTTGCTTTGCGGCTGACCGTCTCGACAAAGTGCCGGGCGTAAAGGTGCTCAACAACGCATTCTTCAACGAATTCATTCTGATGCTCGATGGCAAGCCAGCGCGCGAGATTGTGCGCGAAATGGCGGATCGCGGCGTGCTTGGCGGAGTGTCGCTCGGGCGGCTCTATCCCGGCGTAAAGGCGCTTGATCATGCATTGCTGGTCGCCGTGACAGAGATGACCACCGAAGAGGATATCGAGACGCTTGCCACCGAGTTGGAAGCGCTTGTGAAGGAGCCAGCCCAATGA
- the gcvPB gene encoding aminomethyl-transferring glycine dehydrogenase subunit GcvPB, whose protein sequence is MNAPNKSGWKPQMAAAEDGLHNGPQTTTGNRALMLEEPLIFEIGTSETTGVDLPAVDANAPTRLGGLERDDAIGLVGLTEPETVRHYTRLSRQNYGIDLGFFPLGSCTMKHNPRLNEKMARLPGFADVHPLQPVSTVSGALELMNELAHWLIKLTGMHSVAMSPKAGAHGELCGILCIRAALEARGDARKVVLVPESAHGTNPATAAFAGYAVDNIPATSEGRVDVEALKARLGPDVAAVMITNPNTCGLFEKDFREIADAVHEAGGFVYCDGANFNAIVGKVRPGDLGVDAMHINLHKTFSTPHGGGGPGSGPVVLSEALAPYMPLPYTARTKDGVVHLIEEEQADEFAREHFGGELGHFGRMTAFHGQMGMFTRALTYMLSHGADGLKQVAEDAVLNANYILRSLEDLLHAPFADAGPCMHEALFGDKDFGNDLSTLDLAKALIDEGYHPMTVYFPLVVHGAMLVEPTETESKASIDQFITAFRSVAQRALDGDETMKQAPYYAPRRRLDETAAARKPKLAWEAPEG, encoded by the coding sequence ATGAACGCACCCAACAAATCCGGTTGGAAACCGCAGATGGCAGCGGCCGAAGACGGCCTGCATAACGGCCCTCAAACCACAACGGGCAACCGGGCCTTGATGCTCGAAGAGCCGCTGATCTTCGAGATCGGCACATCCGAAACTACCGGTGTCGACCTGCCAGCGGTGGATGCCAATGCGCCGACCCGCCTGGGCGGCTTGGAGCGTGACGATGCGATTGGTCTGGTCGGCCTGACCGAGCCGGAAACGGTGCGCCACTACACCCGTCTCAGCCGCCAGAATTACGGCATCGACCTTGGTTTCTTCCCACTCGGATCTTGCACGATGAAGCACAATCCGCGCCTCAACGAGAAGATGGCGCGGCTTCCCGGCTTTGCCGATGTTCACCCACTGCAGCCGGTTTCAACGGTAAGCGGCGCGCTCGAATTGATGAACGAGCTTGCGCATTGGTTGATCAAACTGACCGGAATGCACAGTGTCGCGATGAGCCCGAAAGCGGGCGCGCATGGCGAGTTGTGCGGAATTCTCTGTATCCGGGCTGCACTCGAAGCGCGCGGCGATGCCCGCAAGGTCGTTTTGGTTCCGGAAAGTGCGCACGGCACCAATCCGGCAACTGCGGCCTTTGCGGGCTATGCGGTAGACAACATCCCCGCCACATCGGAAGGCCGCGTTGATGTCGAGGCGTTGAAGGCGCGCCTAGGACCGGATGTTGCGGCGGTGATGATCACCAATCCCAACACATGCGGATTGTTCGAGAAGGACTTCCGCGAGATTGCGGATGCAGTCCATGAAGCGGGCGGTTTTGTCTATTGTGACGGTGCAAACTTCAACGCGATTGTCGGTAAGGTTCGCCCGGGTGATCTTGGCGTCGATGCGATGCACATCAACTTGCATAAGACCTTCTCCACCCCGCATGGCGGCGGCGGCCCGGGTTCCGGCCCGGTCGTACTTTCGGAAGCGCTCGCGCCTTACATGCCGCTGCCTTACACAGCGCGCACGAAGGACGGCGTGGTCCACCTGATTGAAGAAGAGCAGGCCGACGAGTTCGCCCGCGAACATTTCGGCGGTGAACTTGGACACTTTGGCCGGATGACAGCATTCCATGGCCAGATGGGTATGTTCACCCGCGCGCTGACATACATGCTCAGCCATGGCGCAGACGGTCTGAAACAGGTGGCCGAGGATGCGGTGCTGAACGCCAATTACATCCTACGCAGCCTCGAAGACTTGCTCCATGCGCCATTTGCGGATGCCGGCCCTTGCATGCACGAAGCTCTGTTTGGCGACAAAGACTTCGGCAATGATCTGTCGACACTCGATCTGGCCAAAGCGCTGATCGATGAGGGCTATCACCCGATGACGGTATATTTCCCGCTGGTGGTTCACGGCGCGATGCTGGTTGAGCCGACCGAAACCGAGAGCAAGGCTTCGATTGATCAGTTCATCACCGCTTTCCGTTCAGTGGCGCAGCGCGCATTGGATGGAGACGAAACTATGAAGCAGGCACCATACTACGCTCCGCGGCGCCGTCTCGATGAGACCGCCGCTGCACGTAAGCCAAAGCTGGCATGGGAAGCGCCGGAAGGGTGA
- the mmsB gene encoding 3-hydroxyisobutyrate dehydrogenase, with amino-acid sequence MKIAFIGLGNMGGGMAANLVKAGHDVRAFDLSQDALNAAKSAGCAVFGSIEDAVSGVEAVVSMLPNGAIVKGVYSDSVIETAPEGSVLLDCSTIDVATAREVITAATEASYDMVDAPVSGGIAAANGGTLTFMVGGSDSAFARAKPILEAMGKAVIHAGDAGAGQTAKICNNMLLAITMIGTAEAIKMAEKLGLDPQKFYEISSQSSGYNWSLNAYTPLPGVGVESPADNNYAGGFATPLMVKDLRLAMEAAETADAAVPLGARAAALYEDFLGAGNEDLDFSAIIKTY; translated from the coding sequence ATGAAAATCGCATTTATCGGACTGGGCAATATGGGCGGCGGAATGGCTGCGAACCTTGTGAAAGCAGGCCATGATGTGCGCGCGTTTGACCTTAGTCAGGACGCGCTGAATGCGGCGAAAAGCGCAGGCTGCGCTGTCTTTGGCTCAATTGAAGACGCTGTCTCAGGCGTAGAAGCGGTCGTCTCGATGCTGCCCAATGGCGCGATTGTGAAAGGGGTCTATTCCGATTCCGTGATCGAAACCGCGCCTGAGGGTTCAGTGCTCCTTGACTGCTCCACCATCGATGTTGCGACCGCGCGCGAAGTCATCACCGCTGCGACAGAGGCAAGCTATGACATGGTCGATGCGCCCGTTTCGGGCGGGATCGCGGCGGCCAATGGCGGAACGCTCACTTTCATGGTCGGCGGTAGCGACAGCGCATTTGCTCGCGCCAAACCCATTCTCGAAGCGATGGGCAAGGCTGTAATTCACGCAGGCGATGCAGGCGCAGGTCAAACGGCCAAGATCTGCAACAACATGCTGCTCGCCATAACGATGATCGGCACTGCTGAGGCGATAAAAATGGCGGAGAAGCTGGGTCTGGATCCGCAGAAATTCTATGAAATCAGCTCGCAAAGTTCTGGCTACAATTGGTCGCTAAACGCTTACACCCCTTTGCCGGGTGTCGGTGTCGAAAGTCCGGCGGACAATAACTACGCTGGCGGCTTTGCTACACCATTGATGGTGAAGGATTTGCGGCTTGCGATGGAAGCGGCTGAAACCGCAGATGCCGCAGTGCCGCTGGGTGCCCGCGCCGCAGCGCTTTACGAGGACTTTTTGGGGGCGGGTAACGAAGACCTCGATTTTTCCGCCATCATCAAGACCTATTGA
- a CDS encoding enoyl-CoA hydratase-related protein, with protein sequence MSFETITVETDAQGTKGVTLMTLNRPKALNALNSVVLAELIEAFAAYQADDSQLCAVLTGSGEKAFAAGADIKEMSEKAAADFYLDDFFSPWTSEIVKKTRKPWIAAVNGFALGGGCELAMMADFIIAADNAKFGQPEIKLGVAPGMGGSQRLTRAIGKSKSMEMCLTGRMMSADEAERANLVVRVVPQADLLADALKTAGTIAAMPPMAAIANKEMVNAAFEMTLDQGLIMERRIFQILTASEDKAEGMAAFIEKREGQWKGR encoded by the coding sequence ATGAGCTTTGAAACGATCACCGTCGAGACCGATGCGCAGGGGACCAAAGGCGTCACTTTGATGACGCTTAACCGGCCAAAGGCGCTCAATGCGCTGAATTCGGTCGTTCTGGCCGAATTGATCGAAGCCTTCGCCGCTTATCAGGCCGATGACAGCCAGCTTTGTGCCGTGTTGACGGGATCGGGCGAGAAAGCCTTCGCTGCGGGCGCTGACATCAAAGAGATGAGCGAGAAAGCCGCCGCTGATTTCTATCTCGACGATTTCTTTTCGCCGTGGACTTCCGAAATCGTGAAGAAAACCCGCAAGCCGTGGATCGCAGCGGTCAATGGCTTTGCGCTGGGCGGCGGGTGCGAGCTTGCGATGATGGCCGACTTTATCATCGCGGCGGACAACGCGAAGTTCGGTCAGCCAGAAATCAAGCTGGGCGTGGCCCCCGGTATGGGCGGTTCGCAGCGCCTGACCCGCGCGATTGGCAAGTCCAAGTCGATGGAAATGTGCCTGACAGGCCGGATGATGAGCGCGGACGAAGCGGAGCGCGCCAATCTGGTCGTTCGCGTCGTGCCGCAAGCCGACTTGCTCGCCGATGCGCTCAAGACCGCTGGCACCATTGCCGCGATGCCGCCAATGGCGGCTATCGCGAACAAGGAAATGGTCAATGCCGCGTTTGAAATGACGCTGGATCAGGGTCTCATTATGGAGCGCCGCATCTTCCAGATCCTCACCGCGAGTGAAGACAAAGCGGAAGGCATGGCCGCCTTTATCGAGAAACGCGAAGGGCAATGGAAGGGCCGCTAA
- a CDS encoding enoyl-CoA hydratase/isomerase family protein: MTQDVITRIDGPVGRISLNRPKALHALTLEMCHAMSAALSEWANDDAIEAVIIDHVEGSRGFCAGGDIAFLRDSALNDGGVSGRKFFHDEYQLNHQLFTYTKPVVAFMDGITMGGGVGISQPAKFRVATENTRFAMPETGIGLFPDVGGGWYLSRLGGRLGQFLALTGARLDGAEAHWTGLATHYVPSDMLEDLKARIIERPSRIAGILSEPVGTPPEARIERNALKIAKHFASDTYEDILASLEAAIAEGDTWAEKERDTLGTKSPQTCKVALRQLATSLDLPTFADNMVMEYRIASRVLTRPDFSEGVRAVITDKTNDPKWDPATPQDVSDALIDSIFAPLPADEEWKPL, encoded by the coding sequence ATGACCCAAGACGTAATTACACGCATTGACGGCCCGGTTGGGCGTATTTCGCTTAATCGTCCAAAGGCGCTTCATGCTCTCACGCTGGAGATGTGCCATGCAATGAGCGCAGCGCTCAGCGAGTGGGCGAATGATGACGCGATCGAAGCCGTCATTATCGATCATGTTGAAGGTTCGCGTGGTTTCTGCGCGGGCGGCGACATCGCTTTTCTGCGGGATTCCGCGCTGAACGATGGCGGCGTTTCGGGCCGCAAATTCTTCCATGACGAATATCAGCTCAACCATCAGCTGTTCACCTACACCAAACCTGTGGTCGCCTTTATGGACGGGATCACGATGGGCGGCGGCGTAGGCATTTCCCAGCCCGCCAAATTCCGCGTCGCAACCGAAAATACCCGGTTTGCTATGCCGGAAACTGGCATCGGCCTGTTCCCCGATGTTGGCGGCGGCTGGTATCTTTCGCGGCTCGGCGGTCGCCTTGGCCAATTCCTCGCGCTGACTGGCGCGCGGCTCGATGGTGCAGAGGCGCATTGGACTGGTCTGGCAACGCACTATGTGCCCAGCGACATGCTCGAAGACTTGAAGGCGCGAATTATCGAACGCCCCAGCCGTATCGCGGGGATTCTTTCAGAACCGGTCGGCACTCCGCCTGAGGCTCGAATTGAAAGGAACGCCCTCAAAATCGCGAAGCATTTCGCATCCGATACATACGAGGACATTCTGGCTAGCCTTGAAGCTGCCATTGCCGAAGGCGATACATGGGCTGAAAAAGAGCGCGATACGCTCGGCACGAAAAGCCCGCAGACTTGCAAGGTGGCGCTCCGCCAGTTGGCGACCAGCCTCGACCTGCCAACTTTTGCCGACAATATGGTGATGGAATACCGCATCGCATCGCGCGTGTTGACCCGCCCCGATTTCTCAGAGGGCGTGCGCGCCGTGATCACCGACAAAACCAATGATCCGAAATGGGATCCGGCAACCCCGCAAGATGTAAGCGACGCTCTGATCGACAGTATCTTTGCCCCGCTGCCTGCAGACGAAGAATGGAAACCACTATGA